The genomic interval AAAGGGCGGCCTGCTGGTCCCCCGCGCAGCCGAACAGGGGGATCTCCCGGCCGAAGTGGCCGCGCGCGCACGACCCGTAGGAGGCCGTGGAACCCCGCACCTCGGGAAGCATCCGCCGCGGAATTCCGAAAATCTCCAGAAGCTCGTCGTCCCACCGCCGACGGTCGATGTCGAAAAGCAGCGTCCGCGAGGCGTTCGTGGGATCCGTCGCGTGCACCCGGCCGCCGGAGAGGTTCCAGAGCAGCCACGTGTCGATCGTTCCGAAGCAGAGATCGCCCCGCGGCCGGACGTGCCGCAGGATCCACGCCGCCTTCGTCGCGGAAAAGTAGGCGTCCGGCACGAGCCCGGTCTTGCGGCGAAGAAGCGGCTCCAGCCCCCGGCGGCGCAGATCCTCGCAGTCGGGCGCCGTGCGCCGGCACTGCCAGACGATGGCGTTGTGGACCGGCCGGCCGGTCCTGCGGTCCCAGATCACCGTGGTCTCGCGCTGGTTGGTGATCCCGATCGCCGCCACGTCCCGCGCCCGTCCCAGCACGCGCGCGATCAGGCGCCGCGTCACCCGCCAGATCTCCGCCGGATCGTGCTCCACCCATCCGGGCCGGGGATAGATCTGGCGGAACTCCGAGTAGGCGCGGTCCACGATCCGCCCGCGCTCATCCACGAGCACGGCGGAAACCCCCGTGGTCCCCTCGTCCACCGCCACCACGTGCGCCATTCATCCCCCGAGTCGCCGCAGGATGGAATGCCACGGAAAGTTCCGGCCCGGCGTCGCCTCCCGGGCGCGCTCGGCCCAGCGCCGGTCCCCCGTGGCCAGCGCCAAATAATAGTAAAGGTCGTTCGCGAACGCCCGCGCCACTTCCCGGGCTTCGCGCTCGAGATCCTCCTCCGACCGCTCGGCCGCCAGATGCAGCATGGTCAGACGGACCAGGTGGAGATCGCCGAGCTCCGGATCGATCCGCGCCAGGAAGTCCCGGGCGGTCGCCACCGCCTCCGGCCGCCGCCCCGCTTCCAGAAGCGCCAGGACCCGATAGGAAAGCGCGTCTCCCGCGATCTGCGGATCGGCCACGCCCCCCAGCGCGGCTCCCTCTTCGATCACCCGGACCGCCTGGCCCGCCTCCAGCATCGCCGCCAGCCGAGAGCGGCGGAGCGACAGCCCCAGGCGGGACTCGGGAGCGACGCCGCTCGAGGCGGCGTCCAGAGTCCGCAGCGCGCCGGCGAAATCCCCTTCCTCGCGCAGGCGTCCCGCGCGCAAGAGGGCCCGGAAGCCGGATGCCGCCGGGCGGCGCTCCTCCGGCGGCGACCACGCCTCCAGCGCGGCCTCCGCCTCGGCGGCGCGCCCGAGCGCCACGAGCGCCCGGTACCGCAGCCGCATCGCCTGTTCGTCCGCGGACTCCGGACCCTCGAGCCTTTGGAGCGCCTCCCCGTAGCGTTCCAGATCGATGAGGGCTTCCGCCAGAAGAAGGCACAGGCCGGGATCCGGCGGACCCGTTCCGGCCGCCTTCTCCAGGTGCGCCAGCGCCTCGCGCGCGCGCCCGAGCCGGAGCTTGCCCATCCCGATCGCCCGCCGGGCCGCCGCTTCCGCCGAAGGATCCAGCTCGAGGAGCCGCTCCCAGTGAACCAGGCCCGCCTCGTACGCTCCCAGCTCGTACAGACAGCGCCCCATGAGGAAGCGCAGGCCCGGCGCGTCGGGGTGGCCCTCGAGGGCGGTCCGCAGGCGCTCGCGCGCCTCCCGGAACTTGCGCTCCTGGAAGAGGCGCAGGACGGCCTCCACGAAGGCCCGTTCGGAAGCGCCGGGGGCGAGCGCCGCGGGCTCCGGGCGCGCCTCCGCTCCGGAGCGCGGCCGCGTCGCGAGGTAGGCCCCGGCCGCCGCGAGCGCCGCCGCGGCCGCCCCGGCCAGGAGCGCGCGCCGGCCGCGAAGCGAAAACGCCATACGGGCGGCATTATATCTCTCGCCTCCGCGCGGGGGGACGTTATATTAGGGCTCCGATGCGCCGGGATTTCCTCAAGGGCAACCCCCTGTTCGCCGACCGGGAGACGCTCCTGGCGGAAATCGCGCGCCTGGGCGTGGATATCACGCTGGAGCCGGACGTCCGCGAAACCCTCCGGCCCGCCCGCATCGGCCCCCGCACGGTGGGCAACCGGTTCGTGATCCACCCCATGGAG from Planctomycetota bacterium carries:
- a CDS encoding tetratricopeptide repeat protein, giving the protein MAFSLRGRRALLAGAAAAALAAAGAYLATRPRSGAEARPEPAALAPGASERAFVEAVLRLFQERKFREARERLRTALEGHPDAPGLRFLMGRCLYELGAYEAGLVHWERLLELDPSAEAAARRAIGMGKLRLGRAREALAHLEKAAGTGPPDPGLCLLLAEALIDLERYGEALQRLEGPESADEQAMRLRYRALVALGRAAEAEAALEAWSPPEERRPAASGFRALLRAGRLREEGDFAGALRTLDAASSGVAPESRLGLSLRRSRLAAMLEAGQAVRVIEEGAALGGVADPQIAGDALSYRVLALLEAGRRPEAVATARDFLARIDPELGDLHLVRLTMLHLAAERSEEDLEREAREVARAFANDLYYYLALATGDRRWAERAREATPGRNFPWHSILRRLGG